TCATCTTTCTACCAATCATTATCAAACCATTTAACTAACTACCAATTATCAACCGTTTAACACACCATTGCCTTGAACTGCTAATTATGAACCATTTAACTAATCATTAATTATCAACCAATTGACCACTAATTATCAATCACTAATTATCAACCATTTAACTACCTATTATCAACCATTTAGCTAACTACCTATTATCAATCATTTAGCTAACTACCTATTATCAACCATTTAACTGACTACCTATTATCTACCATTTAACTAACTACCTATTATCAACCATTGCCTTTAACTGACTGCTAATTATCAATCATTGCACTAACTACTAATTATCAAGCATTTAACTAACTACCAATCATCAACAGTCAGACGAACTGCTAATTATCGAACCGTCTGGCAGTCAGTCCTTTATACTCCAACCAGTATAGCATCTAATAAATTCCGATACCATAACATGTACAATCTATGTTATAAACTGTAATAGcaaattaaaggtgattcaaaatgctcacattcactatcgctaatttgctagatgacatgtttgtgaaacgcattctggttttaaaaagcgtctgcaaacaccttaaaatgaccttttttcagtcagctcctttcggatttacttcgagagttttcgtgAATTTCCGGTCTAATACtaataacattactatattTTCTTACAGTTCCACGTTCGTGGATCTGTGCTGACACTTCACCAAATAAAGGAAATACAGAAGATCCGTATATATTATCAACTGAaccatactacaatgtactacCTTCAAGACCTAAACCACTTCCTGGTAAAATCACAAGGAGTCAGAGTTTAAAACTGAGAAGAAATAGATTACAACTAGAAGGTAAAGAACATCATAAAGAGCATCATTTCCTAGTTTGCTAACTGTCGACTATATACCAATGAGTATTTTTTTACAATTCAACTTCACTTAACAAACAATAGGCAATTTggtattatgaaatattaacatCACAGTTTTCAGACAAAGGgatggagacagacagacagacagacagacacagacagacagacagacagacagacagacagacagacagacagacagacagacagacagacagacggacggacggatggatggatggacgaatgggtgggtgggtgggtggttgaaCGAGCAGGCAGGtaagcaggcaggcaggcaggcaggcagacagacatagacagacagtcagacagacagacacagacacagacagacaccgacagacagacagacagacagacagacagacagacagataagtGCACAGAGACATTCACAGATACTGGAAGATTGCGTTTCTTTCAGTATTTGGATTGTAATTAtcgtaaaataaaaaatgccattattttccAGAGAGAGCCCTCAGTCAACAGACCAATACTGAAGATCCACATTATCAAGTACctaaacaaatgtattttactGCCAGATCAGCTGCCAGGATTAGAACACCACTGACTCATGGTATGTATAGATCTACCACAAAATGGGATTTCTTAGTTGATCCAAATAAGCTATGTGGTAAAGATATGCGGTctgagaatagaatagaatagaatagaatagaatagaatagaatagaatagaatagaatagaatagaatagaatagaatagaatagaatagaatagaatagaataaaatattactctctctttttttgtatATGGTCAATACAagcattttctttttactttattgtattgtactgataTCTGGAATTATAGATAAGGttacaataaagttattattatagaatagaatagaatagaatagaatagcataGAAAGGAATAGTATTGAGTGCAGTAAAATTACGCATCACAATTTACAATTATCTACGTAcaataatttatacatattacaatattttactaAATTTACGCCATAAACACACTTATATGGTATTTCTATTTCAGACACGTTCACTCCACCGGAAGCTGCCAATCAAGCCACCACTTCAAATGGTATtaaaacagcgccaccaacggtacCATCAAAATCCAATCTATGTCAAGAATTACAAAAAGACTGTCAGAGAATCATGAAAAAATTTGCTCCGTTACCAGACACTCCTGacaatgtaaccatggaaacgtCACAGGCTGACATGAGCCGATCCAAAGACTTTGCAAAAAGTGTATATCAAAATTTTCAGCCTCATTATGAAAACTTACAAACTTATCAATCAAATCATTTGGAACGTTCTATATCTAGAAATGAATCCATGAAAGACAGGACAAAAATGACACTTCCCGCTCAACCAGGGTCAGAGGTCATCAGTGACGTCTTCACCTCAGAAAGTGAAATAGACGATGTAGACAAACAAATCACGTCATATTCAGAAAATCTGAGTACACATGAAAGACCACAAGTAGGTCCAACTCACGCTAACGCAGTGGAGGAAATATTTGACACAGGAAGTAATTTACAGACTGGTTACACAGCAAGGTTTGGTCTTGCGCAAACTTTACCTCATTCGTCAACCTCTAGTCACGTGACCAAAATTCAAAAAAGTACTGACGACATGAACATAAAAGACAAATCGACATCAAAAAGAAGGTCTTTTCGTCGTTGTCATAGTTTCACAGAACTTTCACAAGCAGAAACATCAACTTTGTCTGAGCCCCTGACGAATGAGAAGGTCAAGGATAAACGCCACAAGAGACGTTCGTCATTCTCTGCACCAATGAAAGCAACGCCTACCAAGGATACGACTAGTAATCCTCAGTCAAGTGGGCAAACTAGTGCGCCCTCAACGCCGTCAAAAGTACCATTTCTCCTGAGGACGGGGTTGTTACCCTCACCGAGTGCCCTCAGGCGATCACTACGACGTTCACTTAGCAGAACACCAAAAAAGTCGGACAGAGAACACGAATCAGAAAGCAAGAGGTGATGACGTCATCCCTGGACGTTGGCCTAAGACGAAATATGGAAAGAAGTTGGCGTTTGGACGCTGTTACCGAACCAAAGAAATTAATTGCAGTACTACTACTGGAGTACTAACTGATGACTTACTTAGTGGAtaggtacatatacatacacagaacaAACTTAATAGTAGTTATAGGTACATACATAGAACTGGTCAGTGTATCCATACATCCACAGAACACGTTAGTGTATCCATACGTACATAGAACACGTTAGTGTATCCGTGCATACACAGAACAGGTTAGTGTATCCGTACAGACACAGAACTAACAGATAAGTTAGTTACAGGAGTCGATACCTAATCTTACCTACAAAACCTATACACGGTATAGACTATGTGTAGGAATCAGTCAAGTGACATTTTATAGGTAATATTCAGATCTATACAATGCAGTCTCCTCTAGATAAcatacatctgtctgtctgtctatctgtctgtctgtctccgtgcctccctatctatctatctatctatctatctatctatctatctatctatctatctatctatctatctatctatctatctatctatctatctatctgtctgtctgtctgtctgtctgtctgtctgtctgtctgtctgtctgtctgcctgtctgtctgtctctatgtatgtatctatctatctatctatctatctatctatctatctatctatctatctatctatctatctatctatctatatatctatctatctatctatctatctgtctctagctagctagctatctgactgactgatagactgactgactgactgactgactgactgtctgtctgtctgtctgtctctatgtatgtatgtatgtatgtatgtatgtatgtatgtatgtatgtatctatctatctatctatctatctatctatctatctatctctagctagctagctatctgactgactgactgatatactgactgactgactctgtctgtctgtctctatgtatgtatgtatgtatgtatgtatgtatgtatgtatgtatgtatgtatgtatgtatgtatctatctatctatctatctatctatctatctatctatctatctatctctagctagctagctatctgactgactgactgatatactgactgactgactgtctgtctgtctgtctggctgtctgtctgtctgtctgtctgtctgtctctatatatgtatgtatgtatctatctatctatctatctatctatctatctatctatctatctatctatctctagctagctagctatctgact
This portion of the Glandiceps talaboti chromosome 19, keGlaTala1.1, whole genome shotgun sequence genome encodes:
- the LOC144450088 gene encoding uncharacterized protein LOC144450088; protein product: MKAKIGRLARVKRLTSDCLTHICSMESDSLRWSAPEVITSGVYSKASDVFSLGCLLWQLYLHVSAPIETTVLRLIPYCTVEDTKVIEHIKQRRLPLQPPACPDRMYALIQKCWSLSPQQRPDVAIIVKEITRMCSHGSDSESLINKGYGQYNRPLPETPSNGYHGYRRQDPIYETIPADHTSGDEKTELSPTKARVLYDYIAKEENEINVRAGDVIIIKELVNHGWWKGEINGKCGLLPSNYVDVITCEEVLKSKPEADCDGYLIPHTDIDRRENERVQRDIVSGQHDDKCMTSRKTRQRTRRSVKDDVADKEERHDSGVAIATSQESEHHVPRSWICADTSPNKGNTEDPYILSTEPYYNVLPSRPKPLPGKITRSQSLKLRRNRLQLEERALSQQTNTEDPHYQVPKQMYFTARSAARIRTPLTHDTFTPPEAANQATTSNGIKTAPPTVPSKSNLCQELQKDCQRIMKKFAPLPDTPDNVTMETSQADMSRSKDFAKSVYQNFQPHYENLQTYQSNHLERSISRNESMKDRTKMTLPAQPGSEVISDVFTSESEIDDVDKQITSYSENLSTHERPQVGPTHANAVEEIFDTGSNLQTGYTARFGLAQTLPHSSTSSHVTKIQKSTDDMNIKDKSTSKRRSFRRCHSFTELSQAETSTLSEPLTNEKVKDKRHKRRSSFSAPMKATPTKDTTSNPQSSGQTSAPSTPSKVPFLLRTGLLPSPSALRRSLRRSLSRTPKKSDREHESESKR